In one window of Camelina sativa cultivar DH55 chromosome 15, Cs, whole genome shotgun sequence DNA:
- the LOC104747243 gene encoding microtubule-associated protein TORTIFOLIA1-like has protein sequence MKTNNMQVKGRGGGGGIMKANPQQAIFELKKKVVTALNKLADRDTHQRGVDELETTVEHLAPDKISCFLSCILDTGSEQKSAVRKECIRLMATLARFHEALVGPYLAKMVSSIVKRLKDPDSVVRDACIETMGVLASKMSCYEQDHNYGVFVSLVKPLFEAIGDQNKYVQSGAALCLARVIDSSPEAPVAIIQRMLTRTVKLLNNSHFIAKPAVIELNTSIILAGGATANSVLSSAMTSFQDALKNKDWTTRKAASVALMEIAATGEKFLGPLKASCISSLESCRFDKVKPVRDSVILALQYWKGVPGSDSPEPSETGSSVKENYNGTRESSELFSTTDSKLKDATSNKYVTDFARKEVPVTARKVPARYNDDPRKTKQDNWHIDITLPESSIVSKVDLHNEESEGSCITKTFAEVRNTPEVTYEYIPMEVKADCYLTDATNENDDIKSITVSSSSFRAIGMVNPAITSKHFAAEETYSEDQPFSTKLKDRTRLDSIVTVSSSQINHDCYAQIANEMASVREQLSDIENKQSRLIDQLQAFSTGIMNNFSVLQSKVSSLEYAVEGIAQNVVLHTDISNSNFVKHNQGTQSPRLSSCTSRTSMDIRNRQSTLSFSKYSMTRENKTHGRSRLNESQGMEKTRGNPSGKTGQQHTREDIWNNIGQGRQTLIQTRTSSDSIQSIRQHYAEVMSGSRKPVTGVSCEDVVESEYIEVLSSGDELALVELLDRTGPVLESMSSQTINEILSILLSYLLERRFMNSILPWLHQVADLSTTNGANYLIPSARKRAQMLSAIQEASGMDFSNLAERRAVTQIAMKLRKLWGKCS, from the exons ATGAAGACCAACAACATGCAAGTCAAagggagaggaggaggaggaggaatcaTGAAGGCTAATCCACAACAGGCGATTTttgagctgaagaagaaggttgtgaCTGCGTTAAACAAGCTGGCGGATAGAGATACACATCAGAGAGGAGTTGATGAGCTTGAGACAACAGTTGAGCATCTGGCACCGGATaagatttcttgttttctctcttgTATTCTGGACACTGGCTCTGAGCAGAAGAGTGCTGTTCGGAAAGAGTGCATCAGGTTGATGGCTACTTTAGCTAGGTTTCATGAGGCGCTTGTTGGACCATATCTTGCTAAGATGGTCTCCAGTATCGTTAAGCGGCTCAAGGATCCAGATTCTGTTGTCAGAGATGCATGTATTGAAACAATGGGTGTTTTGGCTTCCAAGATGAGTTGCTATGAACAAGACCACAACTATGGTGTCTTTGTTTCCTTGGTGAAACCGCTTTTCGAAGCCATTGGTGATCAGAATAAGTATGTGCAGTCAGGTGCCGCGTTATGCTTGGCAAGGGTTATTGATAGCAGTCCTGAAGCTCCAGTTGCTATTATACAACGCATGTTAACTCGGACTGTAAAGCTGCTCAATAACTCCCATTTCATCGCAAAACCAGCAGTTATTGAGCTTAACACAAGTATCATCCTG GCTGGTGGGGCAACGGCAAACAGTGTGTTGTCCTCAGCAATGACTAGCTTTCAAGATGCCCTTAAAAATAAGGACTGGACAACTCGTAAGGCAGCTTCTGTAGCACTTATGGAAATAGCTGCTACTGGTGAAAAGTTTCTTGGACCTCTCAAGGCTTCCTGCATCTCTTCTCTTGAATCATGTCGCTTTGATAAA GTGAAACCAGTTAGGGACTCAGTTATCCTTGCCTTACAATATTGGAAAGGTGTCCCTGGGTCTGATAGTCCAGAGCCATCTGAAACTGGATCCTCTGTAAAAG AAAACTATAATGGAACTCGAGAGAGTAGTGAACTTTTCAGCACCACTGACTCGAAATTGAAGGATGCTACGTCTAACAAATATGTAACGGATTTTGCAAGGAAAGAGGTTCCGGTTACTGCCAGGAAAGTACCTGCACGTTACAATGACGACCCTCGAAAGACTAAACAAGATAATTGGCATATTGATATTACACTCCCAGAATCTTCTATTGTTTCCAAGGTTGATCTTCACAATGAAGAATCAGAGGGCAGTTGCATCACCAAGACGTTTGCAGAAGTAAGAAACACGCCAGAAGTGACATATGAGTACATTCCAATGGAGGTTAAGGCAGATTGCTATTTAACAGACGCTaccaatgaaaatgatgatattaaGTCCATTACAGTTTCATCAAGCAGTTTCCGAGCAATTGGTATGGTAAATCCAGCAATCACAAGTAAGCATTTTGCAGCTGAAGAGACTTATTCTGAGGACCAGCCATTCTCAACCAAGCTGAAAGATCGTACAAGGCTTGACTCTATTGTAACAGTGTCAAGCTCTCAAATCAATCATGACTGCTATGCTCAGATTGCAAATGAAATGGCTTCTGTACGTGAACAACTCTCAGATATTGAGAATAAACAGTCACGTTTAATAGATCAGCTACAG GCCTTTTCAACAGGAATAATGAACAACTTTTCGGTTCTTCAATCCAAGGTGTCAAGCTTAGAATATGCAGTGGAGGGGATAGCTCAGAACGTTGTCCTGCATACAGATATATCAAACTCCAATTTTGTGAAGCACAACCAAGGTACCCAGTCACCGAGGCTCTCTAGTTGCACTTCAAGAACTTCTATGGATATCCGCAATCGGCAATCTACATTATCATTTTCCAAGTACTCGATGACAAGGgagaacaaaacacatggaaGAAGCAGACTAAATGAATCACAGGGCATGGAGAAGACGAGGGGTAATCCTTCAGGTAAGACTGGTCAACAACATACTAGAGAGGACATTTGGAACAACATTGGACAGGGGAGACAAACATTGATCCAGACCAGGACATCTTCTGATTCAATTCAAAGCATAAGACAACATTACGCAGAGGTGATGAGTGGATCAAGGAAACCTGTGACAGGTGTTTCCTGTGAAGATGTTGTTGAATCAGAGTATATAGAAGTGCTTTCTTCTGGTGATGAGCTAGCGCTTGTCGAGCTTCTTGACAGAACCGGTCCTGTGCTGGAGAGTATGTCATCGCAGACCATAAATGAAATTCTCAGTATACTCCTGTCATACCTCCTCGAACGAAGATTCATGAATTCAATACTTCCTTGGTTGCATCAG GTCGCTGACTTGAGCACTACAAACGGAGCTAATTATCTTATTCCATCTGCGAGAAAGAGAGCCCAAATGTTGTCTGCAATTCAGGAGGCTTCAGGCATGGACTTTTCAAATCTTGCTGAGAGGAGAGCAGTTACTCAAATAGCAATGAAGTTACGTAAACTATGGG GAAAATGCTCCTGA
- the LOC104699511 gene encoding serine/threonine-protein kinase At5g01020 (The sequence of the model RefSeq protein was modified relative to this genomic sequence to represent the inferred CDS: added 119 bases not found in genome assembly), producing the protein MGICFSAEEQYQFSQQQNYQKKTSPGKKTAVYLMKSDCQDSSVGKVSASGGLSLAPKNIKDLQSNPGYENVDIFTYEEMKVATKQFRPDYILGEGGFGVVYKGVIDESVRAGYKSTKVAIKELNPEGFQGDREWLAEVNYLGLLSHPNLVKLIGYCCEDDHRLLVYEYMAMGSLEKHLFRRVGCTLTWSKRMKIALDAAKGLAFLHGAERSIIYRDLKTANILLDEGYNAKLSDFGLAKDGPRGDQTHVSTRVMGTYGYAAPEYVMTGHLTSRSDVYGFGVLLLEMLLGKRAMDKSRPCREHNLVEWARPLLNHNKKLLRIIDPRMDGQYGTKALMKVAGLAYQCLSQNPKGRPLMNHVVEVLETLKDDGDDAQEDVMTNLHSRGKSVTLYDASSDSQGTRDGDGQRRRRPESGRSKSEASVDTDKYVSALSEPDTTKI; encoded by the exons ttcttctgttgGTAAAGTGAGTGCAAGTGGTGGCTTGTCTTTGGCtcctaaaaacattaaagatctTCAGTCTAATCCAGGATATGAAAATGTTGATATTTTCACCTACGAGGAGATGAAGGTTGCTACTAAGCAGTTCAGGCCAGATTATATTCTTGGTGAAGGAGGTTTCGGAGTGGTCTATAAAGGAGTTATAGATGAGTCTGTCAGGGCTGGTTACAAGTCTACCAAAGTTGCCATCAAAGAGCTTAATCCAGAGGGCTTCCAGGGAGACCGAGAGTGGCTG GCTGAAGTCAACTATTTAGGACTGCTTAGTCACCCGAATTTGGTCAAGCTCATTGGCTACTGCTGTGAAGATGATCACAGATTATTAGTCTATGAATACATGGCAATGGGGAGCCTTGAGAAACATCTTTTCCGAA GAGTTGGATGCACTTTGACATGGTCGAAAAGAATGAAGATTGCTCTTGATGCAGCCAAGGGTCTTGCATTTCTACATGGTGCTGAACGCTCCATCATATATCGGGATCTGAAGACTGCAAATATATTGCTAGATGAG GGTTACAATGCTAAACTCTCTGACTTTGGACTAGCAAAGGATGGTCCAAGAGGAGATCAAACACATGTCTCAACACGTGTTATGGGGACTTACGGATACGCTGCTCCTGAGTACGTAATGACAG GACACTTGACATCCAGAAGTGATGTTTATGGATTTGGAGTACTTCTCCTTGAGATGCTCCTTGGGAAGAGGGCGATGGACAAAAGCAGACCTTGCAGGGAGCATAACTTGGTAGAGTGGGCACGACCACTGTTGAATCACAACAAAAAGCTTTTGAGGATCATAGACCCTCGAATGGATGGACAGTATGGCACTAAGGCGTTGATGAAAGTAGCTGGTTTGGCGTACCAATGCCTAAGCCAAAACCCGAAAGGAAGGCCCCTCATGAATCATGTTGTAGaagttcttgagactctcaaggatgatggtgatgatgctcAAGAGGATGTCATGACTAACCTCCATAGTAGGGGCAAGTCTGTAACCTTATATGATGCTTCTAGTGATTCCCAAGGCACGAGAGATGGGGATggacagaggaggagaagaccGGAAAGTGGTCGAAGCAAGAGCGAAGCCTCAGTCGACACTGACAAATATGTTTCTGCTCTTTCAGAACCAGATACTACCAAAATTTAA
- the LOC104747241 gene encoding sugar transport protein 7-like codes for MAGRSLRPAEVVNERAERYQGKVTGFVIVTCFVAAIGGCIFGYDIGVSGGVTSMDEFLREFFHDVYEKKRDAHENNYCKFDNQGLAAFNSLLYMAGLVATLMASPVTRNYGRLASIICAGIFYVIGAAVNAGSVNLKMLFLGRIMIGFGVGFENQAVPVYLSEVAPANLRGGLNSMFQLATTLGIFSANMISYATQKLKPWGWRLSLGSAAFPAILMTLGGYFLPETPTSLIERGLTERGRQVLEKLRGTRDVNTEFQDMVAASELSSSIKHPFKEILHKRHRPQLVMAILMPTFQILTGVNCVLFYAPVLFITMGFGGNALLYSSVLVGAVLVLSTFISIALVDRLGRRALLISGGLQMIICEVIVSVILRLKFGDNKELSKGYSILLVIFVCLFILGYGWSWGPLGYTIPSEIFPLETRSAGQSITVAINLLMSFIIAQTFLYLLCALKFGIFLVFAGSVSVMTIFVYFLLPETKGVPIEEMTLIWRKHWFWKKILPANLEAESSHAQRTQ; via the exons atggcGGGAAGGTCGTTGAGGCCAGCGGAGGTGGTTAATGAGAGGGCTGAACGATACCAAGGGAAGGTCACCGGCTTCGTCATTGTCACTTGTTTTGTTGCAGCCATTGGTGGATGCATCTTTGGATATGACATTGGCGTCTCAG GAGGTGTCACGTCGATGGATGAATTCCTTAGAGAGTTTTTCCATGATGTgtatgagaaaaagagagatgctCATGAAAATAACTACTGCAAATTCGACAATCAAGGACTTGCAGCTTTCAACTCGTTACTGTACATGGCTGGTTTAGTTGCAACTCTGATGGCCTCACCAGTCACCAGGAACTATGGACGACTTGCAAGCATCATCTGTGCAGGGATCTTCTATGTAATTGGAGCTGCTGTAAATGCTGGATCAGTGAACCTCAAAATGCTTTTTCTAGGACGGATCATGATCGGTTTTGGCGTTGGATTTGAAAATCAG GCAGTTCCTGTGTACTTATCAGAGGTGGCACCAGCCAATTTAAGAGGGGGTCTAAACAGTATGTTTCAATTGGCAACAACTCTCGGGATCTTTTCAGCCAACATGATCAGTTACGCCACGCAAAAGCTCAAGCCTTGGGGCTGGAGGCTCTCTCTTGGCTCGGCTGCTTTTCCGGCTATTCTCATGACCCTTGGTGGTTATTTCCTGCCCGAGACTCCCACCAGCTTGATCGAGAGAGGATTAACAGAGAGAGGTAGGCAAGTCTTGGAGAAACTAAGAGGAACAAGAGACGTCAACACTGAGTTTCAAGACATGGTAGCTGCAAGCGAGTTGTCGAGTTCTATAAAGCATCCTTTCAAGGAAATTCTACATAAACGCCACAGGCCTCAGCTCGTTATGGCCATTCTGATGCCAACATTTCAGATCCTCACTGGCGTAAACTGCGTTCTCTTTTATGCGCCTGTTTTGTTCATTACTATGGGATTTGGAGGAAATGCTTTACTCTACTCATCAGTCCTCGTAGGAGCTGTCCTTGTTCTCTCAACTTTTATTTCCATTGCATTAGTGGACAGATTAGGACGACGAGCTTTGCTCATCAgtggtggattacaaatgatCATTTGTGAG GTGATAGTCTCAGTGATCTTGAGATTGAAATTTGGAGACAACAAAGAGCTATCAAAAGGATACTCGATCCTCTTGGTCATCTTTGTTTGCCTCTTTATTCTAGGCTACGGATGGTCATGGGGTCCGCTAGGCTACACCATACCGAGTGAAATATTTCCCTTGGAGACCCGTTCTGCGGGGCAGAGTATCACCGTTGCTATCAATCTCCTCATGTCCTTCATCATTGCCCAAACTTTCCTATATCTCCTATGTGCTCTAAAGTTTGGAATTTTCCTTGTCTTTGCTGGTTCGGTTTCCGTGATGACCATCTTCGTTTACTTCCTCTTGCCTGAGACCAAAGGAGTGCCAATTGAAGAGATGACACTAATATGGAGGAAACATTGGTTCTGGAAGAAGATATTACCTGCAAATCTTGAAGCTGAGAGCAGCCATGCACAACGAACACAATAG